The following are from one region of the Halomonas qaidamensis genome:
- the ilvD gene encoding dihydroxy-acid dehydratase: protein MPEYRSRTTTAGRNMAGARALWRATGMKDDDFHKPIIAVANSFTQFVPGHVHLKDMGQLVAREIEKAGGVAKEFNTIAVDDGIAMGHDGMLYSLPSRDIIADSVEYMCNAHCADALVCISNCDKITPGMLMAAMRLNIPVIFVSGGPMEAGKTKLLDHGLDLVDAMVMAADDSVDDETLAEVERSACPTCGSCSGMFTANSMNCLMEALGLALPGNGTVLATHSDRRRLFENAGHRIVELAKRYYEGEETHLLPRAIGNKAAFKNAMTLDIAMGGSTNTILHLLAAAQEAEVDFTMSDIDRLSREVPQLCKVAPNTQKYHIEDVHRAGGIMAILGELDRAGVLDTSVPTVYGDSLKAALEEWDIMRSPSAEVVEFFKAGPGGVPTQTAFSQSTRWPSLDGDRATGCIRDLAHAFSTEGGLAVLYGNIALDGCVVKTAGVDDSILVFEGKAHVVESQDQAVANVLDGKVKEGDVVVIRYEGPKGGPGMQEMLYPTSYLKSKGLGKACALLTDGRFSGGTSGLSIGHVSPEAAAGGAIGLVEQGDTILIDIPNRTINVQLPDSVLAKRREAMEAKGKDAWKPVEQRPRKVTPALKAYALLATSADKGAVRDLSKLD, encoded by the coding sequence CTCCCGTACGACCACCGCTGGCCGCAATATGGCCGGTGCCCGCGCTTTGTGGCGCGCCACTGGTATGAAAGATGACGATTTTCATAAGCCGATTATTGCGGTGGCGAACTCGTTTACCCAGTTTGTGCCGGGCCATGTTCACTTAAAAGATATGGGCCAGCTGGTCGCACGTGAAATTGAAAAAGCAGGCGGTGTGGCGAAAGAGTTCAACACCATTGCGGTAGATGATGGTATCGCGATGGGCCACGATGGCATGCTTTATTCGCTGCCCAGCCGCGATATCATCGCTGATAGCGTCGAATACATGTGTAATGCCCACTGTGCCGATGCGCTGGTGTGTATTTCCAACTGCGACAAAATCACCCCAGGAATGTTGATGGCGGCTATGCGTCTCAATATTCCGGTGATTTTTGTGTCAGGTGGACCCATGGAAGCGGGTAAAACCAAGCTATTAGATCACGGTCTCGACTTGGTTGACGCCATGGTGATGGCGGCTGACGACAGCGTTGACGATGAAACCCTTGCCGAAGTTGAGCGTAGTGCGTGCCCCACCTGTGGAAGCTGCTCGGGTATGTTTACCGCCAACTCGATGAACTGTTTGATGGAGGCGCTGGGGCTGGCGCTGCCGGGGAACGGTACCGTGCTGGCGACCCATTCTGATCGTCGGCGGTTATTTGAAAACGCTGGCCACCGCATTGTGGAACTGGCCAAGCGCTACTACGAAGGTGAAGAAACCCACCTACTGCCACGTGCGATTGGCAATAAGGCTGCGTTCAAAAATGCCATGACGTTAGATATCGCCATGGGGGGGTCTACGAATACGATATTGCACCTGCTGGCAGCAGCCCAGGAAGCAGAAGTCGACTTCACTATGTCGGATATCGACCGCCTTTCCCGGGAAGTGCCACAGCTATGTAAAGTGGCCCCCAATACCCAGAAATACCATATCGAAGACGTTCACCGTGCCGGTGGCATTATGGCTATTTTGGGTGAGTTAGATCGTGCTGGTGTACTGGATACCTCGGTACCAACGGTTTATGGCGATAGCCTAAAAGCGGCGCTAGAAGAGTGGGATATTATGCGCTCGCCAAGCGCTGAAGTAGTTGAGTTCTTCAAAGCAGGCCCTGGTGGTGTGCCGACCCAAACCGCTTTCTCGCAAAGCACCCGCTGGCCAAGCCTCGATGGTGATCGCGCTACTGGCTGTATTCGCGACCTAGCCCATGCATTTTCAACAGAAGGCGGCTTAGCGGTACTGTACGGCAATATCGCTCTCGATGGCTGTGTGGTTAAAACCGCAGGCGTTGATGACTCGATCCTCGTGTTTGAAGGCAAAGCCCACGTCGTGGAGTCCCAAGACCAGGCCGTAGCCAACGTATTGGATGGTAAGGTCAAAGAGGGCGATGTCGTGGTGATTCGCTACGAAGGTCCTAAAGGCGGCCCTGGCATGCAGGAAATGCTCTATCCGACCTCTTATTTAAAATCCAAAGGGCTGGGTAAAGCCTGCGCACTGCTGACCGATGGCCGCTTTTCGGGCGGCACTTCTGGTCTTTCTATTGGCCATGTCTCTCCTGAAGCTGCGGCGGGTGGCGCGATTGGTCTAGTAGAGCAGGGTGATACCATTTTGATCGATATTCCGAATCGCACGATTAATGTGCAGCTACCTGATTCCGTGCTGGCAAAGCGCCGTGAAGCCATGGAAGCCAAAGGCAAAGACGCCTGGAAGCCCGTTGAACAGCGCCCGCGTAAGGTCACACCCGCTCTAAAAGCGTATGCGCTACTGGCAACGTCTGCAGACAAAGGTGCGGTTCGCGATCTTTCCAAACTCGACTAG